The proteins below come from a single Rhodococcus sp. WMMA185 genomic window:
- a CDS encoding NHL repeat-containing protein, with product MAHGFRSFSFVASTAALLLGAMTVPVTVPSTVSAGLGTISGHVRGAGGPLESFAVTAWSAGDDSGRPAQALGSGTTDTDGRFVVNLDSPRPPGSVLYLLAENTVRSDPASLVLASVLGSGSWPADVVVNERTTVASSFAMAQFVSAEGISGSNPGITNAAGMVHNLVDVEAGDLGAVLLSPPNGGETSTLAAFNSLSNMLGACVSMRMPCDALLDAATAPGQPRPVDTFRAMSEIARGPANAVLPLFGISMLPPRAYLPALDLPPAAWTLALRFNGDGRSLAGPGNFAIDEDGYIWVNNNYQYNADPRVPVCGSDLLFKFSPTGQFVPGSPYSGGGLSGAGFGITIDPNGDVWVGNYGFAAQPPGCPEDQQPPHNSVSKFTSDGQPLSPPEGFTAGAIDWPQGTIADPDGNIWMANCGSNTLTRYPNGDPSRAETLDVGLQRPFGMVDNGSHVFATGMRSHSVAVLDRDGTALPHSPVTGGGMNNPMGIASDAAGNVWVANSGIVQLPCPDIPGLSPGIASITLLNPDGTVRGGPYMGGGLTIPWGIATDGDGNVWVANFGGKRLSNFCGADVSTCPPGMASGDPISPAVTGYPFDGLERNTGVAVDPSGNVWLANNWLEVPIQTNPGGHEIVAYVGLAAPLQSTAPAN from the coding sequence ATGGCGCACGGATTCCGCTCGTTCAGCTTCGTTGCCTCCACCGCCGCGCTGCTACTCGGCGCAATGACCGTCCCCGTCACCGTTCCGTCAACGGTATCAGCCGGGCTCGGCACCATCTCCGGACACGTCCGGGGCGCCGGCGGTCCGCTCGAATCCTTTGCGGTCACCGCGTGGAGTGCGGGGGACGACAGCGGGCGACCAGCGCAGGCGCTCGGCAGTGGAACAACCGACACCGACGGACGCTTCGTCGTGAATCTGGACAGCCCGCGGCCACCGGGTTCGGTCCTGTATCTGCTCGCGGAGAACACGGTTCGGTCCGATCCCGCTTCCCTCGTGCTCGCGAGCGTGCTCGGCAGCGGGTCTTGGCCGGCAGATGTGGTAGTCAACGAGAGAACCACCGTGGCCTCCTCTTTCGCGATGGCTCAATTCGTCTCAGCAGAGGGAATCTCCGGATCGAACCCGGGAATCACCAACGCGGCAGGGATGGTGCACAACCTCGTGGACGTCGAGGCGGGTGATCTCGGAGCCGTACTGCTCTCGCCTCCCAATGGCGGCGAGACCTCCACGTTGGCGGCCTTCAATTCGTTGTCGAACATGCTGGGCGCGTGTGTCTCGATGCGGATGCCCTGTGACGCACTGCTGGACGCGGCAACCGCGCCGGGGCAGCCACGTCCCGTCGACACATTCCGCGCGATGTCCGAGATCGCCCGCGGCCCAGCGAATGCCGTTCTGCCCCTGTTCGGCATCTCGATGCTTCCACCCCGGGCGTATCTCCCCGCGCTCGACCTCCCGCCGGCAGCATGGACCCTGGCCCTCCGATTCAACGGTGACGGGCGCTCGCTCGCTGGTCCCGGCAATTTCGCAATCGACGAGGACGGCTACATCTGGGTGAACAACAACTACCAGTACAACGCCGACCCTCGGGTTCCAGTGTGCGGCAGTGACTTACTGTTCAAGTTCAGCCCGACAGGCCAGTTCGTCCCCGGTTCGCCGTACTCCGGTGGTGGCCTGAGCGGGGCCGGATTCGGGATAACCATCGACCCGAACGGAGACGTCTGGGTGGGCAACTACGGATTCGCCGCACAGCCTCCCGGATGCCCCGAGGACCAGCAGCCACCGCACAACAGCGTCTCGAAGTTCACCTCGGACGGTCAGCCACTTTCTCCCCCAGAGGGTTTCACTGCGGGTGCAATCGACTGGCCGCAGGGAACGATTGCCGATCCTGACGGGAACATCTGGATGGCGAACTGTGGTTCGAACACGCTGACCAGATACCCGAATGGCGACCCGAGTCGAGCCGAAACCCTCGACGTGGGCCTGCAGCGCCCGTTCGGCATGGTGGACAACGGCAGTCACGTATTCGCGACCGGGATGCGCAGCCACTCGGTGGCAGTGCTCGACAGAGACGGAACTGCGCTGCCGCACTCCCCCGTCACCGGCGGTGGAATGAACAATCCGATGGGCATCGCGAGCGACGCAGCCGGGAACGTGTGGGTTGCCAACTCTGGCATCGTGCAGCTGCCCTGCCCGGACATCCCCGGTCTCTCTCCGGGAATCGCTTCGATCACCCTGTTGAATCCGGACGGGACGGTGCGGGGCGGGCCGTACATGGGCGGTGGATTGACCATTCCGTGGGGAATCGCCACCGACGGCGACGGCAACGTCTGGGTGGCGAACTTCGGCGGTAAAAGGCTGTCGAACTTCTGTGGCGCAGACGTATCCACATGCCCGCCCGGGATGGCAAGCGGTGACCCGATCTCACCTGCCGTCACCGGATATCCGTTCGATGGGCTCGAGCGGAACACCGGGGTCGCGGTAGACCCGTCCGGCAACGTCTGGCTGGCAAACAACTGGTTGGAAGTTCCGATCCAGACGAACCCTGGAGGCCATGAGATCGTGGCGTACGTAGGCCTCGCGGCACCTCTGCAATCGACCGCCCCCGCGAACTGA
- a CDS encoding TetR/AcrR family transcriptional regulator, translating into MRESPNRVISPSKAAARIRAAAADAFATSGYGGTTTREIAARLGMSPAAMYPHYRSKEELLFAISYEGHTATLDVLTSADRPDELPSARLRALIGAFAEWQATHHAQARVVQYELNALTPEHYREVVRLRREITHIVRAVVDAGSASGEFTVPDSEGVTLALMSLCVDVCRWFPAGAYTEPKVVADLYADLAIRMVGARQREP; encoded by the coding sequence ATGCGCGAATCACCGAACCGGGTGATCAGCCCGTCCAAGGCTGCCGCCCGTATCCGCGCCGCCGCCGCCGACGCGTTTGCGACCAGTGGTTACGGCGGTACCACGACCCGCGAGATTGCCGCGCGGCTGGGAATGAGCCCCGCAGCGATGTACCCGCACTACCGGTCCAAGGAAGAACTACTCTTTGCGATCAGCTATGAAGGCCATACCGCCACACTCGATGTCCTGACCAGCGCAGACCGCCCCGACGAACTCCCGTCGGCGAGGCTGCGGGCGCTGATCGGCGCCTTCGCCGAGTGGCAGGCCACCCATCACGCGCAGGCTCGCGTGGTGCAATACGAACTCAATGCCCTCACCCCGGAGCACTACCGCGAGGTTGTCAGATTGCGCCGGGAAATCACCCACATCGTTCGAGCTGTCGTCGATGCCGGGTCCGCATCCGGCGAATTCACGGTGCCCGACAGCGAGGGAGTCACGCTGGCCCTCATGTCACTATGCGTTGACGTGTGCCGCTGGTTCCCGGCAGGTGCGTACACCGAACCGAAGGTCGTTGCCGACCTCTATGCAGACCTCGCCATCCGCATGGTGGGTGCACGCCAACGCGAACCGTGA
- a CDS encoding acyl-CoA dehydrogenase family protein, with protein MRRTLYGPDHEAFRESVREFVNRNVLPVADKLIEQRFIDREIWLEAGRNGFLGLEVPEQYGGSEAGDYRFNAVLAEELSRASGAVSSSFGIHADIVAPYLVQLTTEEQKQRWLPKFCTGEMITAIGMTEPSGGSDLAALKTTAVRDGDDWIINGSKTFITNGYNADLVIVAARTSPEKKAKGITLFVVETGMEGFERGRKLDKVGQHESDTAELFFENVRVPSANIIGEIDRGFIHMMEMLPQERVGAGVANIAHAAAILEETVQYAKDRKAFGQPIGSMQWNKFLLADLVTRVEVTQAFVDNCVAAHADGELTAVDAAKAKWWTAQVQNEVLDHCVQLHGGYGFMTEYRVARAWMDARVTKIWAGSNEIMKELIGRDLGL; from the coding sequence ATGCGACGCACCCTGTACGGCCCCGATCACGAGGCATTCCGCGAATCGGTCCGGGAGTTCGTGAACCGCAACGTTCTGCCGGTGGCCGACAAGTTGATCGAGCAGCGTTTCATCGACCGCGAGATTTGGCTCGAAGCAGGACGCAACGGCTTTCTCGGCCTCGAGGTGCCCGAGCAGTACGGCGGCAGCGAGGCCGGTGACTATCGGTTCAACGCCGTGCTCGCCGAGGAGCTCTCCCGCGCCAGCGGGGCCGTGTCGTCGAGTTTCGGCATTCACGCCGACATTGTCGCCCCGTACCTGGTCCAGCTGACCACCGAGGAGCAGAAGCAGCGCTGGCTGCCGAAGTTCTGCACGGGAGAGATGATCACCGCGATCGGCATGACCGAGCCCTCCGGCGGATCAGACCTCGCAGCGCTGAAGACGACTGCGGTCCGGGACGGCGACGACTGGATCATCAACGGGTCGAAGACGTTCATCACCAACGGCTACAACGCCGATCTGGTGATAGTCGCAGCGCGCACCAGCCCCGAGAAGAAGGCCAAGGGCATCACCCTCTTCGTCGTCGAGACCGGCATGGAGGGCTTCGAGCGTGGCCGCAAGCTCGACAAGGTGGGTCAGCACGAGTCGGACACGGCCGAGCTGTTCTTCGAGAACGTGCGGGTGCCGTCAGCGAACATCATCGGCGAGATCGATCGCGGGTTCATCCACATGATGGAGATGCTCCCGCAAGAACGCGTCGGCGCCGGCGTGGCGAACATCGCGCACGCCGCGGCCATTCTCGAGGAGACCGTTCAGTACGCCAAGGACCGCAAGGCATTCGGTCAGCCGATCGGCTCCATGCAGTGGAACAAATTCCTTCTCGCGGACTTGGTTACCCGCGTCGAGGTCACCCAGGCCTTCGTCGACAACTGCGTCGCCGCGCATGCCGACGGAGAACTGACCGCTGTCGATGCGGCAAAGGCCAAGTGGTGGACCGCCCAGGTGCAGAACGAGGTCCTCGACCACTGCGTCCAACTGCACGGTGGCTATGGGTTCATGACGGAGTACCGTGTCGCTCGTGCGTGGATGGATGCGCGGGTCACCAAGATCTGGGCGGGGTCCAACGAGATCATGAAGGAATTGATCGGTCGCGATCTCGGACTCTGA
- a CDS encoding SDR family NAD(P)-dependent oxidoreductase: MSVLDKFALTDRVVVVTGASSGLGVAFAQAAAEAGADVVLAARRTDRLEETAQLVREAGRKALCVATDITDPAQAQNMIDKGMEEFGRVDVLVNNAGVGTAVPATRETPDQFRQVVDINLNGSYWAAQAAGKVMKPGSAIVNIASVLGITTAGLPQAAYAASKAGVIGLTRDLAQQWGSRKGIRVNAIAPGFFETEMTAQYQDGYLEAMKPRLVLGRLGDPAELAATVVWLASDAAAYVTGQTIAVDGGITIT, encoded by the coding sequence ATGTCCGTTCTCGACAAGTTCGCCTTGACCGATCGAGTGGTCGTGGTAACCGGCGCGTCGTCGGGTCTCGGGGTCGCGTTCGCGCAGGCCGCGGCCGAGGCCGGCGCCGACGTGGTGCTCGCCGCACGCCGCACCGACCGTCTCGAGGAAACCGCGCAGCTGGTTCGGGAGGCGGGACGCAAGGCGCTGTGCGTCGCAACGGACATCACCGACCCTGCTCAGGCGCAGAACATGATCGACAAGGGCATGGAGGAGTTCGGCCGTGTGGACGTACTCGTCAACAATGCGGGAGTGGGCACGGCCGTCCCTGCTACGCGGGAGACGCCGGACCAGTTCCGGCAGGTAGTCGACATCAATCTCAATGGCTCGTACTGGGCGGCGCAGGCGGCAGGCAAGGTCATGAAGCCGGGCAGTGCCATCGTCAACATCGCCAGCGTGCTCGGCATCACTACCGCGGGACTTCCGCAGGCCGCGTATGCCGCAAGCAAGGCTGGGGTCATCGGTCTCACCCGCGACCTCGCACAGCAGTGGGGTTCTCGGAAGGGGATTCGCGTCAACGCGATCGCTCCCGGATTCTTCGAGACGGAGATGACGGCGCAGTACCAGGACGGGTACCTCGAAGCGATGAAGCCACGACTTGTTCTCGGTCGTCTGGGTGACCCGGCAGAACTGGCCGCGACTGTGGTCTGGCTCGCTTCCGATGCCGCTGCTTACGTCACCGGTCAGACGATTGCGGTGGACGGCGGTATCACCATCACCTGA